ttgcttGAAAAAACCCATTGACAAACTATGCTATATGCTAACTATCACTTCAAAACTCATTTTAGAAAAGATCTGGGTTCAAGCAAAACAGTAAAATAACcccaaaaagtattttatactgAAGCCCGAAGAGGACACGCacccatacattttattatactccctttttctttttagtgaTAATGACTTATTGGCTGCTTTCTCGATATCTCAACGTGTTTATCTTGTTTGGTTTCCCATGACATTGACTTCACTTCCCAAGATCTGTCATTGGTCAACTGGTGCGGTTATCCCGAGATTGAGATGAATAAGTGGAGATctccagaaaacaactgcaatcTATTTTTAGCACTGAAAATCCCAGTATAAATGATATGGATGCATGTTCGCTCGGGGCTTCCGTACtttttcccattttcttttctttggacATATCTGACCAGGTCATTCCATCAGGCGTGTTGTTGAGCCATTGCTATTCAAAGCACAGCTGCTACTGACAGACCAGCGACGCCTGACATCCCCCTTTATTTAAAGGGCACGCGGACTTTCCTATAGACCCACAACCCCACCCCCACAAACTGAGAATAACAGAGCACTCCACAAACAAGTGTCTACCAAGAAGAGAGGCTGTAGGACCCGGAAACGAGGGGACTGGGGGGCGATTCTAAGAAGCATTAATGGCTTCATTATCTGGAGCAGTGATGGAGCAgctcttttgaaaaaaaacacaaatacagggGCCGTGACGTGGGAGCATGAAGGGGGAACTCAAGAGCCAATTTAGACCTGCTGTTGCGTTTTAAAGGCTCTTATGATGggaaggtttttaaaaagttggttGTGTCTATTGTAATACATGTAGTAGTCTatctttgtgaaaaaaaaaaaaaaaaaaagtagttaatTCTATTGCAGTGAAGTTAGATATGACATGATTAGCTTATGATCCACTTTTAAAGTAATGTTAAATACCGCACTCCTGTTCTATAGCTTATGATGATCAGACCTGTGTGAGAAGTCGATGAAATAGCTTAAATATTTGTCATTCATGTGTTTGTACACAAGAGATAATGAAATCAACGTAGAACGATGGTGTTAGTAAATGGAGAACGGTTATGTGTGTTAGTGAGAACCTTCACGTTGTCCAAATGTAAAGTGTTGAAATGATCATTGACAGTGTTCATACAAAGAACAAACTCAATACACATCTTTTAACCAGCAGTTCACCTCCACTCCTGCAGtgcagactgtgtgtatgatgtGCAGCTCTCAGTGAGTAGGCCTACTTCTTGTATGATTCAGGACTATATCAAGACTAGCTTCTTTTAAAGTGAGGACGTTCCTCTGCGATTATCAAACGGCTGCCTGAAGTCTTAATTACACAGGACACTGAAAGCACCGGAGCTGTCTTTGAGTGAGCTGGATTGCCAAAGCTTAAGTTGTAGTTAGGGGAAATTGGGTTTAACAAGctggttatgtttttttttactcagttaACTCTGGCTTTCTGCTTCAAGGTTGtgttctctctcacacaaactcacattttttaaactcttgtaCCTTATGAAAGTGTTCGATCACCGGCTGTCTGCTTCTGTCAGACTGAAATAACGAGAAGTCATGATGAATATAtaagttgtaaaaaataaataaaaaaataaaaaaacataacgATGGAGGCTGTAGAAAATAATTGGTGTAATTCATATATTTATCAATTAGTTAATTTGCCATATGACAAACTGTTTATTTCTAATGTGGCAATACACACAATGCAACTGTTAAACTCTTGACACACATTAGCTGTATTCATCAAGCTATGGTCTCTTTCCAATAggttgttttttggggttttttttaaccagaattcTGCATTGgcagtagttttattttttaagactttaagtaTTTAGCAGTTCCTCATCAAAATCTGTTTCAGAAATTCAGGCAACAACCAGCCAGTCTTTCTGAGtaaagtttgtattttgtcttcttaGTTTTAATTACTCCACATCTTGCTTAGCTttagattaaaaacatgtttttcgtCATAACTTCAACGTAAATACTACAAACTAGATACTTGCACTTGCACCAGAGTAAAACTTATTGCAAAGGTTCCTCTATCCTGAGGAATCCTGTATTGCTCTCTGTTAAGCTGCAGCTATATGCTTTGAGTCTGAGCAGGTGAAATCAGTGTCCTCTGCAATCGCTGCTGTTTTTCTCAGGTGAGATTGTACAGGCCAACCGCTGTTTCTCCCACAGCTGCAGCGGAGCCGCTTTGTGACTTTCCCAAGTTTTTTCTGAGCAGTGGTTGGGGCTCCTGCTTGACACAACTGAACTGCACCAGTGGAGTGTGAATACACACAGAGCAATATGAAGGCAAACCGCAGAATGAAGCGCCAACCAGGAAGCAGAGGACATGCTAACGAAAGTTCAGTGGTACTATATCAGTATTTATACCTATCATGTCCAGTCTTTCCATGTATCTTCTCTGATACTTGTTATACTTTTCCTTTCATTAATAATATTTGCAAAGTCCCAGTACTGGGTAATGTgttatactgtatgtactgtatgagCACCTGTGTTTGTACATGCCAGTAAGTGAGTACCTACATgattgcatgatttttttttttttttacagttataaTACTAAGAAGAAAAGGGGCAGTAGTGCCAAATGTGTCCTATGCTCTCTGTTTGGGAGGCTATTTGAAGGGGTGGGTGGGTTTAGACGTACTCCCTGGTTGTGGAAGGCTGTGATTGGCGGTAATATTGCTGCCCTCGCATCTCTTCTTTAGAGCACGAGCAGCACAGCAAGGAGCCGCCCAGAACCGTCAGACTGGCTGCTGCCCAGCCTACAAACAGGGCCGAGCCGAACTCATACCTGTGGAAGAAAGAGAAGGGAAACGCTTTTAGGATTGATACGTACAGTGTGGGCTGTTTTACTGCTTTCACGTCATTCGTGTAATTCCAAGAACCAAGGTATGAGAAAAGTTATAAAAGACGGTGAAGAAGGATCGAGAGCAACCTCCTCTCTGATTCCCAAACAAACCTGAACGTTTAAAAGAGCCAATGAAAGTGACCGTCATGAGGTTTCGCCCACAACATTTCTGCATTTCCTGATTTTCAGAAGGTCGATGTGTGATGGAAAGCAAAGACATCCCCAACTAATGCTATAAAAGGAACTTTTTCTTTGGGGTTGGTTTTGGGTATTCAGGGCTGCACACTGGAAAAAATACTAGTTTAAGCTAGCCATATTCATTAGCCATAATAAGGAAACATAAGCAGTTGTTCTATGAATGACAGCCATCATTTAGATATAGCTTTAATAAGGAACTTTAAGCAGATAAACCAAGCCATATGGATAATGAATCATTTTCTATGCATCTCCTTGGCGGTTGATCAACCGACTTAGTATAAGTAGTAGTGACCATTTGAGCTAAGCTAACCATTTGTTCAGTTGAGTAATTGGCAGCAGTTAAAGCAGTGATGTTTATCACCTACAATTAGGCAATCTTAGAAGCTTTAGTTCATCACCAATCACCACAATTAAGGTGATTAATCACAAAATGAAGGTCTTGGCCACTAACACTGTTTTTTTCGCTGGCAGCacccattttcaaaacaaaaccaatgtAGTAAAGCACTCAGCATCCTGGGTGCAGAAATGTCCTGTATTTTTTGCCACTGCACTCAACGTCATTTTTTCCTTaccgaccaatcaaaataaAGAGGGGCAGGGATATCTGATATCAGCTTTTATTTCAGCTCAGTAATACCAGCCGGCTTTCATTTTCCAAAAGGCTCTTCATTTATTACCATTTTGGCCTTACTAAATCATCCAAATTTAGCAACGTTTTCACCTATGATTGATAATTGCGAATGtattttcttgacatttttcaaTCTAGTTATACCAAACCGTACTATTCCTAGAATAAAACTATTTTAACATGATGTTTGATATAAACATTAACGTTATACAACTGAGCGATAGGTGTGCCTGTGGCCGAGTGACGTTAAAAAAAACGGTCATTGTTTTATTCCGTTTTGtattaaataataacaaaaaaggcgaaaaaggaaaacaagctAAAAACAGGAGCCAGCTTCCGTCGTTCATTTAACGGAGGAGGCTTTTTTTAGCGACTGAAACATCACtaatcagctttttttaaacaacattggTGGAGGAAAAGCTAATCTGACTCGACTGTTTGATGTTACAATTTCCAGGaccagagctgctgctaatgtcGGCCACTACTGATGAAAGTAGAAGTTAGTTTTCGTAACATAGCAACAATAGGTGCTGATGAGAAACGCTCTGAAAATGGGGTCATGAGCACTGTTGATTGACACAGACTGTTAAGCGTGGATCACTGTTGAGTACAAGCTTCACATCTATTCTAACTAATGTAAAGCATAATGACTGAAGGAAATGACTGAATGTCATTAGTATAATATAGTACAGTGATATAACAGTATTGTATAACATGGGGCCAGAGTTGTTGAATCATTCCATTGCCATTATGTAAACACTCAACAGATAAGCATGGAGACAGATGTCTTTCCTCGATCAGTTTCTCTCTGCACATCCTCTTCTCAACATGAATTCATCGCTCAGCTGCACAACAGTCACACAGCTTGTTATATGCATAATAAGTGACATGAGGAAGAACTTTTAAAATGGGTTATTTATCCAATGGGCTTTATACTTTCGTTTCTCTAGATACAATTTTAATATTCGGATTTTTATGCCTCAAACTGAACTAATACATTTTCAGTCGACTGAATACTCTGCCAATGTAAAAGACACTATGGCTTACACTGATGAGCCAAAACATTATGACGTGCAATCCAAtacaatcaaatacaaaaactcTACCATAAATTTCCATTTGTGCAAAGCTTTCTGCCGATATGGTCAGAACGGTGATAAGAGCTTAGTGGTgaagtcggtcgtctctcatcCAGGTTTGGGGGTATGATCCCCAGCTCCACAGCCAAATGCCTATGTGTCCTTGGCGAAGACATTTAAACCCAAATTGtgtcctgctgcttcgtcagctgtgtataaatgtgtagaatgggattagctaacactgatggacacttcacgTGGCACCCTCGGTCATCCGtttgtgaatgtggtgtgaatgtgtaggtgtgacctgaagtgtaaaagcgctttgggTAGTCAGTAgcctagaaaagcgctatacaagctcaagtctgtttaccatttactttatatttattttagaacTTGCAGGGTGTGCAGGGTGTGGGGCTATATATTAAAAACACTTGTAAATGTAATGCGTTCCAGTACACCACCCACAATGACTTCAGTGACTTCTTTAAATATGAAGTAGAATCATTGACTATgccaacaaaaaatatatatagaagCTTCGTAAATGTAGAATTTATAGAGCTGCTGTATTGGATTGCATTAGATTGCATAGGTGATCACTATGTTTCACAGACAAAGCTGAATAAGCTGATTGTGTCAATCAGTCATTAAAAGGGCTCCAATGctaaaaaaatgtcacaattaTCGAAAATTCAATTTTTACTGTTGATCTCAAATATTGACAGCAATGTTTGTAATGACATTTGATTGGCAACAATATTTGGATTTTACACAAGTCACTATAAAGGAGGTTACACATAAACTCTCTCTCCGAGTTAGATCCATAGAAAGAATTAAAGGTTAGAGTTGTTCAGCACTTCGGTTACACACCTGGCGTTGGGCGGTGTATTTGGGTTGAAGAACTGGTAGGACACCTGAGTGCCATACCAGGACACAGAAACCAGTGTACATAGCCCTGTCGAGAGAGACAGAATAAGTTTAAGTGCGTTGCATTACTCATAgctaaaacaacacacaaatgaaTAAGAGAAATCCTTCCTCGGTTCATTTCTCTCCTCTGGGTCTTGTGGTTTATATCTGAGGTCAGCGGCTAATGCCTCTAAAatgaccacttcctgtttacagcAGGGACTCTAATTACTGAAAAGACCCCCGGTGAGAGACTCAGGCTAGGAAAAATTCCAGACCACTCTTGCTTAATGCACTGCTTCTGAGAATTACAGCTGTTTATCTTTGGTTTCAAAcggacacaacacaacagaaaaccTACCTGCGAGAACAAAGAGAGCCCCTCCAGTGACAGCAATGCGGGTTTTGGTAGTTGGGTTGTTATCTCCCACCTTAGTGCACTTCATGCCCACCACGCTGACGATGATCCCGATAAAGCCCAGCAGTACTGACACTACCATGAGGGCCCGACATGTCTGGATGTGGACTAGATAAAGAAAAGGAGACAGGAGgcagggagcacagaggggagcaCAGAATGATGGATGATAGTGATACaaaggaaggaaagaggaaatAAGGGGGAAAAGGAGGATAAGAAAACAAATAGTGCTTTAGTCAATCACTTGgtataaagaaaacatttctagaAACAAAATGACCACTATGAAAATAAAGCTTCACAGCATGAAGGATTGATGGGCGACCACATGTATTTGTGGCTAAAAGCTCATTAGGGCGAGTCCACCACTGTCCTACTTTTCAGCAggatgttttcctctcttttaaaTTTCAATAGGTGACCCTCTTGGCCAAGCTCTTTGACCTTAAACGATCCTTTAAATCGTCACCACGTCATTCCACTGTGGTTTTTGCCTTTTCAAAAATCTAATGTGCTGCCCACACGCGGGCGTCAGATCACATAACTCAGTGGGAGGAAcatatttacacaaacacacatgtgcagaTGCACAATATCCGCACACAGGCAATAACTGTAGGTGGGACAGACATGGATGAAACACAgaagtctctctctcacactgagcAGCTGTAGGAGGGCCTGCTTTACATGCTTCACACAGTGGGATTAGTGTGGCTTTGTCACAAAGCAAGATTGTTTTCACGGGGCCGTCGCCACAGCGATCAGACATTACTGCCTCAAACGCAGCCGCTCACAACTGTATTGAAGAGAAAGCAGTGCTAAGCGCTTAATAACACTGTCAAAATACTGACGGAGAGCGTCTTATTTACAAAAACCGAGGGGATTGCCGAAATCCCAGCAGCGGCGgtaaacatgcaaactccaatAACCTGAGTCTGATATGTGACAAAGCTGACAAATATGGTAATTAAAGTCAATATATCGAAGCTCCTCACACACAAGGTCTCAGACATTAACTTCAAATAATAATGACTTAGAGTGCGATCCAGCGTTTGagcatgaagagagaaaatacaaattaaatcaaatccacagaaaaaagagaaacaatagATTGATTTGACAAATCCAAGATTCCCTCCCTATTGAGTTTTTCTCCAGAGCCACAAAACTCTGGGGGGGGTAGCTGCAACTAATGTTCTTAATTCACATGAATAGTTAACAATGGGTTTGGACACTGAGTGTATGTGTATCTGACTGTATCTCAGTCTTCAGTATAGCCAGTAAATGATCTAATTGTTCATACTTGGGGTCATACATccaaattaacatttaaactaaactaaaacagaaCAACTATCACCTTGATGTCCCATGAAAATGAGCATGCCGTCTCCCATGTAGCTTAGACACATGGTTAACTAGAGACCTGAGAAGATATCACTGCAATAGATACACTTGTTTATTCCTGATGTCATGTGAAGTTGTTACTGTAATGTTTGAagctttaagtcattttttcaTCCTTTGCTAGCATCTTTAATAAACACCGTCTGTTATACTTTTATTAACCACAGAttgatttttaaacagtttCTCTGTTTTAACCTGCTTACACAATGATAAGACAACACAGCATCTGCTCCAGCTTCAATGCTTAATGTTAAGTATCAGCTTGGTTCATTCATCAATAAATCAAGAACAACTTGACTTTTCTACAATGAAATACAgatcttcttttcattttttctttttctaattgCACCACACCATTTCATGATTTAGCCAAATTATTTGTTCTTAAGGTTTTCCTTCCTGGAAATTATTGTAAATTATCGCATTGATTCTGTctagaaataaaaaagctttttttaatggagCTTTATTCTGCAGCTTACAGCTTTGAAAGTTTCTTACTTAATGATGTTTATTGACTTTCTAATGGTATTTATATCATAGTCAAGACTGAGCTCTGGCATTACACTTAAATGAATAGAGCTTATCAGCatacaacagaaaataatggCAACTTTTTCATGATATTTCAACAACAGATGGTTTTCTTCATTACTCTTAATAAAGACCAGGAAGGGAAtccatgtaaaacatttttgcatgtacattttttaaggtCAGGGTTACTTACTTTCACATTAAATAGATTAGTTTGACAGAAAATCGTAAAGCTCCAATGcagagtttttagctggttatgaaacagactgggATTAAAAGTGATTTCCtgaagcaaacaagaccatcgacacaaAGATTTATAATCGTTATATGGTAGTTTTTAAAGCCTGAAAATGCTTCCACGGGTCGAACAAATAATTGACAATAAGTTGCAAAAACAACCttcttattatttatattttccatgGCAAAGATTCACAATGAATGATATAtttgacagttaaaaaaatggaCGATGAAATTTACACATCTACAGGAccatataaaaaaagagataaggTACgggtttgtccacagggggcgccaaaatcaacacaatcgGAAAGTTCTACGTCTGAGCTTTAAATAGGGTCCAcgaacatgatttttttttgtcaaactgcTGTCTCAAGGATTCACAGTAATATTAAAATACAATAGCCGAAGATTCACTGGATTTCTGAAAAGGCCTTTTTTCATTGTCGTGACTCTTCGTGGGGGTATCTCTTGTGCCAAAgcgttaaaagaaaaagaagatcacTTCAAGGGGAGCTGTTGAACAACAGCCTTAGCAgtactcctaaagtcatcgttTGTCATTgtgacagaaatacacacaccatCATTCATGGTGTGGCAGTGAAGTATAACTTCAGAAGCCGATCTGAGGGGACTTATGATGGAGGAAAGAGGGTACAACATGTTTGAAGTCTGATTTATGGCTCCAGAGCTCCTTTTGATGGAGTGTCTGAACAGAGAGAGGTTtgatttccttctctttcatcCACGTGGGGggatttctcttttcttcttagCGTGTACGGGTGTTTGCCCCATTGCATAGTGACACCGCTCTGACCAGTTTCAATCAGTGACAGACCAGTATGGGTGTCCAGGGGCCTTTGGGGTGAAGGAGAGGTTAAGAGGAGGGATAGGAGGGAGGTGTGGGAGGGCTCGCCTCTCTTTCCAGTGCCAAGGTTGGTGGTGCCAGCCACAAGCTttcaatgagtgtgtgtgctagctggtgtgtgtgtaggcactGTAAGGTCCCATTGTGAGGTCACTTGTGACTCTGTCGTACGTAATTTGCGTTTGCCCACTCACTACAGAACCATGCATGTATACATACTCTGCCAATGTGGACATTCAATTTGTCCTAATCGATTATCCTAACTGGTCGATACTAACCTCTAAAAGTTAAAAACTGAAACAGACAAGAAAAAAGGTATTTTTCAGGTAGATGTTGATATTGTTCATCATCGCACATTACAGCACTATTCACTATTCCTTATCACAATTGAGGACCATTTTGGCAATGTTAATCATAAACCTAACTGAACCACTTCAACTCATGTACTTTTTCAAtgttaaaagataaagataGTAATGTTCTATACCATCAACAAATCCCATTTAGAGGCAGAAACCAGCGATGGATTGATCCAAATTTAAATGATAGTGTGATGTTTATTCTTTGTCTGAGCCAAAGAGCTCCTTTGTTCTTCTAAAACGATTGAAAAACTCATCAATGGGTCTCCTTTTTTACATAAGGTAGCATGTTTGGTCATTACCAATaacacagcagttcattttCAAATATCCTCACCACACTGTCCTGTTGCGCAAAATAATCACTGGCCcaccaaatgtatttaaatcacACATGAGATTGGTCCAAAGCAATTGATtatttgtgtgatgtgtgtggaaaatacagattttaaaagACTGTTAGTGATTTTTCAAAGATGTATG
The Labrus mixtus chromosome 7, fLabMix1.1, whole genome shotgun sequence DNA segment above includes these coding regions:
- the cldn19 gene encoding claudin-19 isoform X1; the protein is MANSGLQLLGYFLALGGWIGIISTTALPQWKQSSYAGDAIITAVGLYEGLWMSCASQSTGQVQCKIFDSMLSLDIHIQTCRALMVVSVLLGFIGIIVSVVGMKCTKVGDNNPTTKTRIAVTGGALFVLAGLCTLVSVSWYGTQVSYQFFNPNTPPNARYEFGSALFVGWAAASLTVLGGSLLCCSCSKEEMRGQQYYRQSQPSTTREPNVKSTPPEKREQYL
- the cldn19 gene encoding claudin-19 isoform X2, with amino-acid sequence MANSGLQLLGYFLALGGWIGIISTTALPQWKQSSYAGDAIITAVGLYEGLWMSCASQSTGQVQCKIFDSMLSLDIHIQTCRALMVVSVLLGFIGIIVSVVGMKCTKVGDNNPTTKTRIAVTGGALFVLAGLCTLVSVSWYGTQVSYQFFNPNTPPNARYEFGSALFVGWAAASLTVLGGSLLCCSCSKEEMRGQQYYRQSQPSTTREAELLSETSFPD